The DNA sequence GTTACAATCCCGAAGATGATGGCTGCCAGGAGCACGAGAACTGCTAGCCCCGCAATGGCTCCTTCCTCTGTCACCGCAGATACAACAAAAAGCACGATGGTTATGGCAACAAGAGACCAGGTGATTGCGATGGAACGTTTCCGTTTGTTTCTGTGCTCCTCACAGATTCCCAGATGAAGAGTCGCCGTTTTGCGAACGACCAGTGCAACGATTGCGTAAATCAAAACGCCGGCGCAGATCAGCAAATATAAGGCCGGGTGATGCCAGTACAATTTTTTTGTCATCCGTAGTCCCCTTGCCGGACGGTTGCACTTGACGCACCGGTCCGGCAGCACTGTATCACACGCAGCAACCAGAAATTTTCCATCCCGCCAGAGAGCTGAAACTCTTCCTTCTTCTTTCAGTCTTTGAAAAAAAGCGGGTTTGCATGCGGCGCAGACCCAAAGGCCCCCGTACTGAATCATCTCTTGTTGTTGTAAATTCCTTCGACATTGAGAGCAGCTTTGTGTAGCTGCAAAAGTTTGTTGAGGAACTGAAACCGGCGGAGGCGATGGCGCTGCGAGTGTTCCATACTTTATCCAACCGGTGAGTGATTCGTTCCACACCAGTGTGTCTTGTGAAATCTTGCCTTTTCTGACTTCGGCGCGGAATTGTTCCTCTGTTAAGGGGCCGATCTGTTGTCCGCCACTCTCGTAATACCAGTGCATGAGTCCCTCCGTTGCGTGATGAGTTATTTTTGCAAGAAAATCCCGGTTTGGCAAACCTCTTGCAAGTTCCTAAGATTTAGGAGAAGTCACATGGAACCCGAACAGGAAAGTATTCTGAATTTGATGCAGCTGAAGTTACAGACCTTTGGGGAACATACTGCCCTTTCCATACGAAAAGGAGTTGTTTGGGAAACGTGCAGTTACCTCGAACTCTCAAGCAGATCCAATCAACTTTCGGATTTTTTGCGCGAGCAGGGAGCTCGCCGCGGGGATCGAATCGCAATTTGGGGTGAGTCCTGTCCTGAATGGGTCATCTCCTTTTTCGGTGGAGTGAGAGCGGGAGGAGTGATCGTACCGCTGGATATCCGGGCTACGACTTCCGAGATCCTTGCCATTGTTGGGGATGCCCGCCCGCAATTCTTGCTCGCATCGGATTCGGTTCGGGCCGCGGCTGAATCGTTGCGAACCGCCACTCCCGCTCTTCGAAAATGCTGGTACTTCAGTGAATTCAGGCGTTTGCAGCCATCTAATACGTTAGAAGGTGTCGAGAGGGAAATGCAGGAACCCTGTCTTCTCGCCTATACATCCGGCACAACCGGCTCTGCAAAAGGTGTGATCATCACTT is a window from the bacterium genome containing:
- a CDS encoding DUF4339 domain-containing protein, producing the protein MHWYYESGGQQIGPLTEEQFRAEVRKGKISQDTLVWNESLTGWIKYGTLAAPSPPPVSVPQQTFAATQSCSQCRRNLQQQEMIQYGGLWVCAACKPAFFQRLKEEGRVSALWRDGKFLVAACDTVLPDRCVKCNRPARGLRMTKKLYWHHPALYLLICAGVLIYAIVALVVRKTATLHLGICEEHRNKRKRSIAITWSLVAITIVLFVVSAVTEEGAIAGLAVLVLLAAIIFGIVTTQLVAPVKIDDQGVVWLKGVPPAYLEGLPSYRSV
- a CDS encoding long-chain fatty acid--CoA ligase, with protein sequence MEPEQESILNLMQLKLQTFGEHTALSIRKGVVWETCSYLELSSRSNQLSDFLREQGARRGDRIAIWGESCPEWVISFFGGVRAGGVIVPLDIRATTSEILAIVGDARPQFLLASDSVRAAAESLRTATPALRKCWYFSEFRRLQPSNTLEGVEREMQEPCLLAYTSGTTGSAKGVIITFGNIVFEVRMLTEMIGISGDEVFLSILPLNHLLELTGGLFCV